From a single Candidatus Izimaplasma bacterium HR1 genomic region:
- the rpmF gene encoding 50S ribosomal protein L32 gives MAVPFRRTSKTAKRKRRSHLRLSVPGMVVCPNCGEMKLAHRVCKECGHYAGRVVLVAKEDEVIED, from the coding sequence ATGGCAGTACCGTTTAGAAGAACCTCTAAAACAGCTAAAAGAAAACGCCGTTCTCATTTAAGATTAAGTGTACCTGGTATGGTAGTTTGTCCAAATTGTGGAGAAATGAAACTAGCACACAGAGTTTGTAAAGAATGTGGACATTATGCTGGAAGAGTCGTTCTTGTTGCAAAAGAAGACGAAGTAATCGAAGACTAA
- the dnaD gene encoding DNA replication protein DnaD, giving the protein MDVKDIKSYIKRNIIDFSELVLNNYYKIGLDEVDAVIIIKLKYLLDRQITFIHPKKLSEMLSISSQTANKRLNNLMDKGLIKMELISNGNGKETESFNLDLVIEQIIKADFEEKIMESSDQNKNIESRLVTLFETEFRKPLSVLDIQTITKWLSEDNYSFEEIKGALFEASKARKLSTRYVDKILLSKDDQTPQTKYNQTTLIRNLKKIWTE; this is encoded by the coding sequence ATGGACGTTAAAGACATCAAATCATATATCAAAAGAAATATCATTGATTTTTCTGAATTAGTTCTGAATAATTATTACAAAATTGGTCTTGATGAAGTTGACGCTGTCATTATCATCAAACTTAAATATTTACTAGATCGTCAAATCACATTTATTCATCCAAAAAAACTATCTGAAATGCTAAGCATTTCTTCGCAAACCGCAAACAAGAGATTAAATAACTTAATGGATAAAGGGTTAATAAAAATGGAGTTAATTTCTAACGGTAACGGAAAAGAAACAGAGAGTTTCAACCTCGATCTTGTCATCGAACAAATCATCAAAGCCGATTTCGAAGAGAAAATCATGGAATCAAGCGATCAAAACAAAAACATAGAATCACGACTTGTTACATTATTTGAAACTGAATTCCGTAAACCACTAAGTGTTTTAGATATTCAAACAATAACTAAATGGTTAAGTGAAGACAATTATTCATTTGAAGAGATTAAGGGAGCATTATTTGAAGCTTCAAAAGCTCGTAAGCTTTCAACTAGATATGTTGATAAGATATTATTAAGTAAAGATGATCAAACACCTCAGACTAAATATAATCAAACAACTTTAATTAGGAATCTAAAGAAAATATGGACAGAATAG
- the yjcF gene encoding putative N-acetyltransferase YjcF: MKVVVAVNKKEIIDNFLVRGKVFVIGQEIDYEIEFDGLDNDCTLFTAYIDEIPVGAARLYKNKVGRVATLVKYRKQGVASELMSFIEEHAKEIGLTELILNAQLYVKDFYEHLGYIPVGDIFQEAEIDHIKMKKEL, from the coding sequence ATGAAGGTAGTTGTAGCAGTTAATAAAAAGGAAATCATTGATAATTTTTTAGTACGTGGAAAAGTTTTCGTCATAGGACAAGAAATAGATTATGAGATTGAATTTGATGGATTAGACAATGATTGTACATTGTTTACAGCATATATTGATGAAATTCCTGTTGGCGCTGCTAGATTATATAAGAATAAAGTAGGACGTGTAGCAACGCTAGTTAAATATAGGAAACAAGGTGTTGCATCAGAACTGATGAGTTTCATTGAAGAACATGCTAAAGAAATAGGTTTAACAGAATTAATTTTAAATGCCCAATTATATGTTAAAGACTTTTATGAACATCTCGGATATATACCTGTTGGTGATATATTTCAAGAAGCTGAGATAGATCACATTAAAATGAAAAAGGAGCTATAG
- the ppa gene encoding Inorganic pyrophosphatase — protein sequence MEKIYEAIIEIPMGTKNKYEIDKKNDRIKLDRVLYSPMTYPAEYGFLEFTLAEDNDPLDILVLASSKTFPGCVVDARVVGYLDMVDNGEPDQKIIGVVDSDPRFSHVNEIGDIQVHTRREIKHFFKTYKDLQQNKTVEVYDFHDKIDALELILECKKRYIDNKKK from the coding sequence ATGGAAAAAATCTATGAAGCAATAATCGAAATACCTATGGGAACAAAGAACAAATATGAGATTGATAAGAAAAATGATCGCATTAAATTAGATAGAGTATTATATAGTCCAATGACTTACCCTGCTGAATACGGGTTCTTAGAGTTTACATTAGCAGAGGATAATGATCCTCTTGATATATTAGTTTTAGCATCTTCAAAAACATTCCCTGGATGTGTTGTTGACGCAAGAGTAGTTGGATACCTAGACATGGTAGATAATGGTGAACCAGACCAAAAAATAATCGGTGTAGTTGATTCTGATCCACGTTTCTCACATGTTAATGAGATTGGTGATATTCAAGTTCATACAAGACGTGAAATTAAACATTTCTTTAAAACATATAAGGATTTACAACAAAATAAAACGGTTGAAGTTTATGATTTCCATGACAAAATTGATGCATTAGAGTTGATTTTGGAATGCAAAAAGCGTTATATTGACAACAAGAAAAAATAA
- the rnc gene encoding Ribonuclease 3 encodes MEKLEQYFKLDFSDKQLLKTALTHSSYANENHCESNERLEFMGDAVLDVMMGKYLFEKYPKFNEGNLTKTRAKNVCESALVEYAKACELNKYLLLGKGEEKSGGRNRVALQADAFEALIGAVYMDKGITECYKIFDKIVVPIVETDGEDNFVDYKSYLQELVQSDKRTLEYRIVDEIGPSHSKTFVTRVYMDQILMGEGKGRTKKEAEQNAAEMALKKLAIRSMKF; translated from the coding sequence ATGGAAAAACTGGAACAATATTTTAAACTGGATTTTTCAGACAAACAATTACTTAAAACTGCGTTAACTCATTCTAGTTATGCTAATGAGAATCACTGTGAATCAAACGAAAGATTAGAGTTCATGGGCGATGCTGTTCTTGATGTTATGATGGGAAAATACCTCTTTGAGAAGTATCCTAAATTTAATGAAGGAAATCTAACTAAAACAAGAGCTAAAAATGTATGTGAATCTGCTTTAGTAGAATATGCCAAAGCGTGTGAATTAAATAAATATTTACTATTAGGTAAAGGTGAAGAAAAATCTGGTGGTAGAAACAGAGTAGCTTTACAAGCGGATGCTTTTGAAGCTCTTATCGGTGCTGTATATATGGATAAAGGAATAACAGAATGTTATAAAATATTTGATAAAATTGTTGTCCCAATTGTCGAAACAGATGGAGAAGATAATTTCGTTGATTACAAATCATACTTACAGGAGTTAGTTCAATCAGATAAAAGAACTTTAGAATACCGTATTGTTGATGAAATTGGACCTTCACATAGTAAGACATTTGTAACCCGTGTTTATATGGATCAGATACTTATGGGCGAAGGAAAAGGGAGAACAAAAAAAGAGGCAGAACAAAATGCCGCAGAAATGGCTCTAAAAAAACTAGCCATAAGATCAATGAAATTTTAA
- the nth gene encoding Endonuclease III, whose amino-acid sequence MDRIDIILTTFDEMFPDAKCELNHTNGLELLIAVMLSAQTTDKSVNLLTDSLFNKYQSIEDYINTPLEELQNDLRRIGLYKNKAKNLKLMCEKLKREYNSEVPSSQEKLESLPGVGRKTANVVLSVWYDVPRIAVDTHVDRVSKRLKLAYLKDNVRKVEEKLMRKIPKNKWSDTHHKMIFFGRYHCTARNPKCANCTLKDLCRYPNI is encoded by the coding sequence ATGGACAGAATAGATATAATTCTAACTACATTTGATGAAATGTTTCCTGATGCCAAGTGTGAACTTAATCACACAAATGGCTTAGAATTATTAATAGCAGTTATGCTTAGTGCTCAAACTACAGATAAATCAGTTAACTTGTTAACTGATTCTCTTTTTAACAAGTATCAATCAATTGAGGATTATATTAATACACCGTTGGAAGAATTGCAAAATGACTTAAGACGAATTGGACTTTATAAAAATAAGGCTAAAAACTTGAAACTAATGTGTGAAAAGCTCAAAAGAGAATATAATAGTGAAGTGCCTTCAAGCCAGGAAAAACTAGAAAGTCTACCAGGAGTTGGAAGGAAAACAGCAAATGTTGTTTTAAGTGTATGGTATGATGTACCTAGAATTGCTGTAGATACTCATGTAGATCGTGTTTCTAAAAGACTAAAACTCGCATACCTTAAAGATAATGTAAGAAAAGTAGAAGAGAAATTGATGCGTAAAATACCAAAAAACAAATGGTCTGACACTCATCACAAAATGATTTTCTTTGGAAGATACCACTGTACTGCAAGGAATCCTAAATGTGCAAATTGTACTCTAAAAGATTTATGTCGCTATCCAAACATTTAA
- the rsmH_2 gene encoding Ribosomal RNA small subunit methyltransferase H, translating into MYKHVSVLLNESLDYLNINKDGIYVDCTLGGGGHSFEILKRLDKGHLYCFDQDDYAIARAKEKLDTLNKNFTIIKSNFVNITEELNKLGIEKVDGILYDLGVSSFQFDIPERGFSYNYDAPLDMRMDQSRELTAGKIVNEFSFHDIKNILNRYGEENQAKYIARKIEQVREEKPINTTFELVKVIKSALPQKLLSKKGHPAKKTFQALRIAVNDELQVFEKSLSQAFDLLNSEGRIVVITFHSLEDRIAKTLMREKSVLNIPKHIPITPDVKPDFELLHRKVILPTEEELKVNNRAHSAKLRAVKKL; encoded by the coding sequence ATGTATAAACATGTTAGTGTATTACTAAATGAATCACTTGATTATCTTAATATTAATAAAGATGGAATTTATGTGGACTGTACCCTGGGTGGTGGAGGACATTCTTTTGAAATCCTTAAGAGATTAGATAAAGGTCATCTATATTGCTTTGATCAAGATGATTATGCTATAGCAAGAGCAAAGGAAAAATTAGATACATTAAATAAGAACTTCACAATAATAAAAAGTAACTTCGTTAATATAACTGAGGAACTTAATAAGTTAGGAATTGAAAAAGTTGATGGTATTTTATATGACCTTGGGGTTTCATCTTTCCAATTTGATATTCCGGAACGTGGTTTTAGTTATAATTATGATGCTCCACTTGATATGCGTATGGATCAATCTCGTGAGTTAACCGCAGGAAAGATAGTAAATGAATTCTCTTTTCATGATATTAAGAATATCTTAAATCGTTATGGCGAGGAAAACCAAGCAAAATATATCGCAAGAAAGATTGAACAAGTTAGAGAAGAAAAACCTATCAACACTACATTTGAATTAGTAAAAGTAATTAAGAGTGCTTTACCACAAAAATTATTAAGTAAAAAAGGACATCCGGCTAAGAAAACTTTTCAAGCTTTAAGAATAGCTGTGAATGATGAACTTCAAGTCTTTGAAAAGTCGTTATCACAGGCTTTTGATTTACTAAATTCTGAAGGTAGAATTGTTGTAATAACTTTCCATTCATTAGAGGATAGAATCGCAAAAACATTGATGAGAGAAAAGAGTGTTTTAAATATTCCTAAACATATTCCAATAACACCAGATGTTAAACCTGATTTCGAATTATTACACCGTAAGGTTATCCTTCCTACTGAAGAAGAACTAAAAGTAAATAATCGTGCTCATAGTGCGAAATTACGAGCGGTTAAAAAATTATAA
- the mgtE gene encoding Magnesium transporter MgtE codes for MDNEFVKEIIELINTKTKEEIYKQVLEYHPYEVSEALLEMTVEERIKFYRVFKGNDISEIISYLEIDDALRLFEEMKPRYIVNIIQDLDTDDAVDVMLAFKEEDRAGYLKMMDEEHRENISSLFQHKEDTAGSIMTTEYIEISIKDSVESGMKKLLKQAVDAETINTIYVTDTKNTLVGTLSLREMILARKGQFIKDIMNTRIISVPTSLDQEDVAVIFKDYDFTSLPVVDNLNRMIGIITIDDIIDVIEDEANEDYSRLAAISDVEIDTDNETIWMSVKKRLPWLLVLMILSFFTSTIIAQFESTLAIVPTIALFMPMILGMAGNTGTQSLAVTVRGLNSDEFEDRADIRKHLIREVGTGLLNGLIIGAILFFVTYGFLLLNGSSEAFKITQVVSLSIIVSLTVSTLSGALIPIIINSLKIDPAVASGPFVTMIVDILALSVYFSLATILIINTL; via the coding sequence ATGGACAACGAGTTCGTAAAAGAGATTATTGAGTTGATTAATACTAAAACAAAAGAAGAAATTTACAAACAAGTATTAGAGTATCACCCTTATGAAGTTAGTGAAGCTTTACTGGAAATGACAGTAGAAGAAAGAATTAAATTTTATCGAGTATTTAAGGGTAATGATATCTCCGAAATAATCAGTTACTTGGAAATTGATGATGCATTACGTCTTTTTGAGGAAATGAAACCTAGATATATTGTTAATATTATTCAAGACCTTGATACAGATGATGCAGTTGATGTTATGTTAGCATTTAAAGAAGAAGACCGAGCTGGATATCTAAAAATGATGGATGAAGAACATCGTGAAAATATTAGTTCTTTATTCCAACACAAAGAAGATACTGCTGGATCAATAATGACAACTGAATATATTGAAATAAGTATTAAAGATTCAGTTGAATCAGGAATGAAAAAACTATTAAAACAAGCGGTAGATGCTGAAACAATTAACACTATATATGTAACTGACACAAAGAATACTTTGGTTGGGACATTATCACTTCGTGAAATGATCCTTGCAAGGAAAGGTCAGTTTATAAAAGATATTATGAATACACGTATTATTTCAGTTCCAACATCACTCGATCAAGAAGATGTTGCTGTCATCTTCAAAGATTATGATTTTACATCATTGCCTGTTGTCGATAATCTAAATCGCATGATCGGGATTATCACAATTGATGATATTATTGATGTAATTGAAGATGAAGCTAATGAAGATTACTCTCGTTTAGCTGCAATTAGTGATGTAGAGATTGATACTGATAATGAAACAATCTGGATGAGTGTTAAGAAACGTTTACCATGGCTTTTAGTTTTAATGATATTAAGTTTCTTTACTTCAACAATTATCGCTCAATTTGAATCAACCTTAGCCATAGTTCCAACGATTGCTTTATTCATGCCGATGATATTAGGGATGGCAGGTAATACAGGTACACAAAGTTTAGCAGTTACAGTAAGAGGGCTAAATAGTGATGAGTTTGAGGATAGAGCAGATATAAGAAAACATCTTATAAGAGAAGTAGGAACTGGGTTATTAAATGGACTTATTATTGGAGCGATATTGTTCTTTGTAACTTACGGATTCTTATTATTGAACGGAAGTTCTGAAGCATTTAAAATAACGCAAGTTGTTAGTTTATCAATTATAGTAAGCTTAACTGTATCAACATTAAGTGGAGCATTGATTCCAATCATTATCAATTCGCTTAAAATTGATCCAGCAGTGGCAAGTGGACCATTTGTTACAATGATAGTAGATATCTTAGCTTTAAGTGTTTACTTTAGTCTAGCAACAATCTTAATTATTAATACATTATAA
- the ylxH gene encoding Flagellum site-determining protein YlxH, protein MMTKEQVIERVLDLKDPSSDKTLRDSNGVKHLAIDEEKKTVTMVIGLDKDDDEFKRNMTRDLARLLKIELGFTGIKTEYQLNKLSTSILSREVRYVGVASGKGGVGKSTVTANLAYALKRLGKNVGIIDADIYGSSIPTILDMEITPPKGTKDEKIIPYNVDGIELISTEFFLTPDKPLMWRGPMLGKMLNHFFYDVIWDDNIEYILVDLPPGTGDVALDIQKLIPSCKMLIVTTPHPSASHIAVKAGFAAEQLEHEILGIVENMSYFRHKGEDVQIFGSGGGKIVADKLKTRVLSSIPIGQPKNSLSIFGADEEIGIDYLGLANKIVKAY, encoded by the coding sequence ATGATGACAAAAGAACAAGTAATAGAAAGAGTTTTAGATTTAAAAGATCCATCAAGTGATAAAACACTTAGAGATTCAAATGGTGTTAAGCATTTAGCAATAGATGAAGAGAAAAAAACAGTAACTATGGTTATTGGTCTTGATAAAGACGATGATGAATTCAAAAGAAATATGACTAGAGATTTAGCACGTTTGTTAAAAATAGAATTAGGATTCACAGGTATTAAAACTGAATACCAATTAAACAAACTATCAACTAGTATTTTATCTAGAGAAGTACGTTATGTCGGTGTAGCTAGTGGTAAGGGTGGTGTAGGGAAATCTACAGTAACTGCTAACTTGGCTTATGCTTTAAAACGTTTAGGTAAAAATGTTGGTATTATTGATGCAGATATTTACGGAAGTAGTATTCCTACAATATTAGATATGGAAATAACTCCACCAAAAGGAACAAAAGATGAGAAAATTATTCCTTATAATGTTGATGGTATTGAATTAATTTCTACTGAATTCTTTTTAACTCCAGACAAACCTTTAATGTGGCGTGGACCAATGTTAGGAAAAATGTTAAATCATTTCTTCTATGATGTAATCTGGGATGATAACATTGAATATATTCTTGTAGATCTTCCACCAGGGACTGGTGATGTAGCTCTAGATATTCAAAAATTAATTCCATCATGCAAAATGTTAATCGTTACAACTCCACATCCTAGTGCTTCACACATCGCTGTTAAAGCAGGATTTGCAGCTGAGCAATTAGAACATGAAATATTAGGTATCGTTGAAAATATGAGTTACTTCAGACACAAAGGTGAAGATGTACAAATCTTTGGTTCAGGTGGCGGAAAAATCGTTGCTGACAAACTAAAAACTCGCGTTTTATCTAGTATTCCTATTGGCCAACCAAAAAATAGTTTAAGTATTTTTGGAGCTGATGAAGAAATCGGTATAGACTACTTAGGTTTAGCAAACAAAATAGTTAAAGCATATTAA
- a CDS encoding Helix-turn-helix domain protein, which translates to MKVTSLKNRINKRVELDKFKSDFTDIGSFIKRKRKELNVTQDEISNGICSISYLSKIENNQIVPNDFYVKEIMDRLDIEDDVYSKSIKDKEYIDSTLKAFFYMDDEVMINIYDEVKDINHNVVINLCKLGYTVYFNLVDEDQYVMMLEHVVNNMSNLEVKVYLYFSALYFIQNEKYKVALELILLNSKIRANNDLLDSLFNELSYYVKQRFLIKNSSSDDYHNAMTIFNRYHNVKRIMILALHKALFLTMENPKKAMRLLNTIKVKELSSEIKDLFYIIKAETLYYLNNYKDASFYLKNISRNSEYYLKKMILLLKICKAEEDFETIENIKDIVREYKPKKSELRNKIHYHFLTQKDKQNQKEYLRDIAIPFSIKIDDYDYLSIYTNEVMDICVENSRYKEAISYYNKYQKELNKVRRILY; encoded by the coding sequence ATGAAAGTTACAAGTTTAAAGAATAGAATCAATAAAAGAGTTGAACTAGATAAGTTCAAAAGTGATTTTACTGATATCGGAAGCTTTATTAAAAGAAAAAGAAAGGAATTAAACGTTACTCAAGATGAGATAAGTAATGGAATATGTAGTATCAGTTATTTATCTAAAATTGAAAATAACCAGATTGTACCAAATGATTTTTATGTTAAGGAGATTATGGACCGCTTGGACATTGAAGATGATGTTTATAGTAAAAGTATAAAAGATAAGGAATATATTGATAGTACTTTAAAAGCATTCTTCTATATGGATGATGAAGTAATGATTAATATCTATGACGAAGTGAAGGATATTAATCACAATGTTGTTATTAATCTTTGTAAGTTAGGATACACAGTTTATTTTAATCTTGTTGATGAAGACCAATACGTGATGATGCTAGAACATGTAGTGAATAATATGAGTAATCTTGAAGTGAAAGTCTATTTATATTTTAGCGCACTATATTTTATTCAAAATGAAAAATATAAAGTAGCTTTGGAACTCATTCTTTTAAACAGTAAGATAAGAGCAAACAATGATTTACTTGATTCACTATTCAATGAACTATCTTATTATGTAAAACAAAGGTTTCTAATAAAGAATAGTTCAAGTGATGATTATCATAATGCTATGACAATATTTAATAGATATCATAATGTAAAGAGGATAATGATTCTTGCATTACATAAAGCATTGTTTTTAACTATGGAGAATCCGAAGAAAGCAATGAGACTATTAAATACAATCAAAGTAAAAGAGCTCTCAAGTGAAATAAAAGACCTTTTCTATATCATCAAAGCTGAGACGTTATATTATCTAAATAACTATAAAGATGCATCATTTTACTTAAAGAATATTTCAAGAAACTCTGAATACTATTTAAAGAAAATGATTCTACTATTAAAAATATGTAAAGCTGAAGAAGATTTTGAAACAATCGAGAACATTAAAGATATAGTAAGAGAATATAAACCAAAGAAAAGTGAATTAAGAAATAAGATACATTATCATTTTCTAACCCAAAAAGATAAGCAGAATCAAAAAGAATATTTAAGAGATATTGCCATTCCTTTTTCAATAAAGATAGACGATTATGATTATTTGAGTATATATACTAATGAAGTAATGGACATTTGTGTTGAGAATTCTAGATATAAAGAGGCAATAAGTTACTACAATAAATACCAGAAAGAGTTAAATAAAGTAAGAAGAATTTTATATTAA
- the mepA_3 gene encoding Multidrug export protein MepA, giving the protein MNENSDLLGNTNIRKLLIKLSIPAIVGMGVNALYNLVDTIFVAQGAGEIAIGALAYAFPVQMILYAVGLMIGIGGASVFSRAYGRGDTETMKHTINTSLRVGIVLALLVSLFGYLFLDEMLVFFRASDSNIGFAKDYLSVILIGLVPLTLSMVLNNFARAEGRANLAMFGFIMGAGLNIILDPIFIYDWGLGLGVKGAAIATVISQFSSFTFLFFNSLSKKSILEINLINPFLINLKVLKDVVVIGLPTFVRNSLGSILSIIIFILIDESVSGDPAIYISIYGVMNRLINFLFLPSFGVVQGLAPIVGFNYGAKKFKRIRETINDATLFVFVYFTIALILIQVFAPQMFMIFSKDHSEFFISTGARGFRILSLGFMFVSFQVVMGSVYQAMGYPIKALLVSLSRQFLFFLPLVFIFTNLYGLDGLWITFAVADVLAGILSIILFVSNQRYLNRMIEPELLTT; this is encoded by the coding sequence ATGAACGAAAACAGTGATTTACTCGGTAACACGAACATAAGAAAACTATTAATAAAATTAAGCATTCCTGCGATAGTAGGAATGGGAGTTAATGCATTATACAATTTAGTTGATACAATTTTTGTTGCTCAAGGAGCAGGAGAAATTGCTATTGGTGCTTTAGCATATGCTTTCCCTGTTCAAATGATTCTTTATGCAGTAGGATTAATGATTGGTATTGGTGGAGCTAGTGTGTTCAGCCGTGCATATGGTCGTGGTGATACAGAAACAATGAAACATACAATTAATACATCTTTGAGAGTAGGAATTGTTTTAGCATTGTTAGTTTCACTTTTTGGATATTTATTTTTAGATGAAATGCTTGTCTTTTTTAGAGCAAGTGATTCAAATATTGGTTTTGCCAAAGATTATCTTTCAGTAATCTTAATTGGACTAGTACCACTAACTTTATCAATGGTTTTAAATAACTTTGCTCGTGCCGAAGGTCGGGCTAATCTTGCAATGTTTGGTTTTATTATGGGTGCCGGATTAAACATCATCTTAGATCCTATTTTTATCTATGATTGGGGATTAGGTCTAGGGGTTAAAGGTGCCGCTATCGCTACAGTTATTTCGCAGTTCTCATCTTTTACTTTCTTGTTCTTCAATAGTTTGAGTAAAAAGAGTATTTTAGAAATAAATTTAATAAATCCATTTCTAATAAATTTAAAAGTTTTAAAAGATGTTGTAGTTATTGGCCTACCGACATTTGTTAGAAATAGTTTAGGAAGTATCTTATCAATAATCATCTTTATACTTATCGATGAATCAGTAAGCGGAGATCCTGCTATATATATATCCATATACGGAGTAATGAATAGATTGATAAATTTCTTGTTCTTACCAAGTTTTGGTGTTGTCCAAGGTTTAGCCCCAATTGTTGGATTTAATTACGGAGCTAAGAAGTTTAAACGGATTAGAGAAACTATTAATGATGCTACATTATTTGTCTTTGTATATTTCACAATTGCATTAATCTTGATTCAAGTATTTGCACCACAAATGTTTATGATTTTTAGTAAAGATCATAGCGAGTTCTTTATCAGTACTGGAGCTAGAGGATTTAGAATCTTATCATTAGGATTTATGTTTGTTAGTTTCCAAGTAGTTATGGGTAGTGTTTATCAAGCAATGGGTTATCCAATCAAAGCATTACTTGTAAGTCTTTCAAGACAGTTTTTATTCTTCCTACCACTTGTATTCATTTTTACTAATCTCTATGGACTGGACGGATTATGGATTACATTTGCAGTAGCAGACGTACTTGCAGGAATCTTGAGTATTATCTTGTTTGTTAGTAACCAAAGATATTTAAACAGAATGATCGAACCAGAATTATTAACTACATAA
- the ptsH_5 gene encoding Phosphocarrier protein HPr, which produces MEREFVVTNEQGIHARPATKLVQLANDFSADLDLLYKGSTVDLKSIMGVLSLGVTRGSLVVIRANGEDENEAIKQITKFFQELNN; this is translated from the coding sequence ATGGAACGTGAATTTGTTGTAACAAATGAACAAGGGATACATGCGCGTCCTGCTACGAAATTGGTTCAATTAGCAAATGATTTTAGTGCAGATTTAGATTTATTATATAAAGGTAGTACTGTTGATTTGAAATCAATTATGGGTGTACTAAGTTTAGGAGTAACAAGAGGTTCTCTTGTTGTCATTAGAGCTAACGGTGAAGATGAGAATGAGGCTATCAAGCAAATAACAAAATTCTTTCAAGAATTAAATAACTAA
- a CDS encoding SNARE associated Golgi protein, producing the protein MIYLLVDNVTGFFDFLNPIINFLEELDHIGLALYTFFEVLLIIPPIEVIYYPLIQLNVDTWYLYLLNVVVFNVIASAFGYFVGMKIGYPVLRFFASEEVLEKAKKLFDKWGILAVALGAFTPIPYTIVVFLAGISRMDFKKYMLAGMLGRIPRYVLGGYVLVFIVQEINSEVLNQYMLIMSIIGMLLVVLYYVLQTIYNIYKKKQQA; encoded by the coding sequence ATGATATATTTACTTGTTGATAACGTTACAGGATTCTTCGATTTCCTGAATCCGATTATTAACTTTCTAGAAGAATTAGACCATATTGGTTTAGCTCTTTATACATTTTTTGAGGTGTTACTAATAATTCCGCCAATTGAGGTTATATATTACCCGTTAATTCAACTTAATGTTGATACGTGGTATCTATATTTACTCAATGTTGTTGTCTTTAATGTAATTGCTTCAGCCTTTGGATATTTTGTGGGAATGAAAATTGGTTATCCAGTTTTACGATTCTTTGCTAGCGAGGAAGTACTTGAAAAAGCAAAAAAACTTTTTGATAAATGGGGAATTTTGGCGGTAGCTCTTGGAGCTTTTACACCGATACCATATACAATAGTAGTATTTTTAGCAGGTATTTCGCGCATGGACTTTAAAAAGTACATGTTAGCAGGGATGTTAGGAAGAATTCCACGGTATGTTTTGGGGGGTTATGTTCTTGTATTTATTGTGCAAGAGATTAACTCTGAAGTACTTAACCAATATATGTTAATAATGAGTATAATTGGTATGCTTCTTGTTGTGTTGTACTATGTCTTGCAGACTATATACAATATATACAAAAAGAAGCAGCAAGCCTAA